In Deltaproteobacteria bacterium HGW-Deltaproteobacteria-4, a single genomic region encodes these proteins:
- a CDS encoding mannose-1-phosphate guanylyltransferase/mannose-6-phosphate isomerase, giving the protein MIVPLILSGGSGTRLWPLSREMYPKQLLPLVGNQTMLQNTITRLADVAGLASPIVVCNENHRFLVAEQLRQVDSCPTAIILEPAGRNTAPAVAVAALRALATGDDPLLLVLPADHVIKDATTLCRTVEAAIPHARAGKLITFGVVPTGPETGYGYIKAGAALSDSPIPDSRSPIPDPRIPAFSVSQFVEKPDLATAQGYVASGEYYWNSGMFLFQASRYLQELEKFSPAMVAACRLACDGAKADLDFVRLDADAFARCPSDSIDYAVMEKTAAAVIIPLNAGWSDVGSWSALWEVGELDAQGNLLYGDVLTKDVKNCYLHAESRMVAAVGISDHVVVETADAVLVVHKDKVQDVKEIVQQLKLQSRSEAILHRRVARPWGSYECIDSAERFQVKRIIVKPGATLSLQMHHHRAEHWIVVCGTAAITRGEETFILSENQSTYIPLGVSHRLENPGKIPLELIEVQSGSYLGEDDIVRFEDVYGRS; this is encoded by the coding sequence ATGATCGTCCCCTTGATCCTTTCCGGCGGCTCCGGCACCCGGCTCTGGCCCTTGTCGCGGGAGATGTACCCGAAGCAGCTGCTCCCTCTGGTGGGGAATCAGACTATGCTGCAGAACACCATCACCCGCCTTGCCGATGTTGCCGGGTTGGCGAGCCCGATCGTCGTCTGTAACGAAAATCACCGTTTTCTGGTCGCCGAACAACTGCGCCAGGTCGATAGCTGCCCTACGGCGATTATCCTTGAGCCGGCCGGCCGCAATACCGCTCCGGCGGTGGCGGTGGCGGCGTTGCGGGCCCTGGCGACCGGGGATGATCCGCTGCTGCTGGTGCTGCCGGCGGATCATGTGATCAAGGATGCAACGACCCTGTGCCGGACAGTTGAAGCGGCAATCCCCCACGCCCGGGCCGGCAAGCTGATCACCTTCGGCGTTGTCCCCACCGGCCCCGAGACCGGCTACGGCTACATCAAAGCCGGCGCCGCGCTATCAGATTCTCCGATCCCCGATTCCCGATCCCCGATTCCCGATCCCCGAATCCCGGCCTTTAGCGTCAGCCAGTTCGTCGAGAAACCCGACCTGGCCACGGCGCAGGGGTATGTTGCTTCGGGCGAATATTACTGGAACAGCGGCATGTTCCTGTTTCAGGCTTCCCGCTATCTGCAGGAGCTGGAGAAGTTCTCCCCGGCGATGGTGGCGGCCTGCCGGCTGGCCTGCGACGGGGCGAAGGCGGATCTCGACTTTGTCCGCCTGGACGCGGACGCCTTTGCCCGCTGCCCGAGCGACTCGATCGATTACGCGGTGATGGAGAAGACCGCTGCGGCGGTGATCATCCCTTTGAATGCCGGCTGGAGCGATGTCGGTTCGTGGTCGGCCTTGTGGGAGGTCGGCGAGCTGGATGCGCAGGGGAACCTCCTTTACGGCGATGTCCTGACCAAGGATGTCAAAAACTGTTATCTGCATGCCGAAAGCCGGATGGTGGCGGCGGTGGGGATCAGCGATCATGTGGTGGTGGAGACCGCGGATGCGGTGTTGGTCGTCCACAAGGACAAGGTGCAGGACGTCAAGGAGATTGTGCAGCAGTTGAAGTTGCAGAGCCGCAGTGAAGCGATCCTGCACCGGCGCGTTGCCCGTCCCTGGGGTTCGTATGAGTGCATCGACAGTGCGGAACGCTTCCAGGTCAAGCGGATCATCGTCAAGCCCGGCGCCACCTTGTCGCTGCAGATGCATCACCATCGCGCCGAGCACTGGATCGTTGTCTGCGGCACGGCGGCCATTACCCGCGGCGAGGAGACCTTTATCCTGTCGGAAAATCAGTCGACCTACATCCCCCTGGGCGTCAGCCATCGCCTCGAAAATCCCGGCAAGATCCCGCTGGAGCTGATTGAAGTGCAGTCAGGAAGTTATCTCGGAGAGGATGACATCGTCCGCTTCGAAGATGTTTACGGGCGGAGTTGA
- a CDS encoding teichoic acid ABC transporter permease, translated as MKSLKMFLGFLTELFSKRHIITELTKNDFRKKYLGSYLGILWAFVHPTIYIAIVWFVFQVGFRSQPMDNFPFVLWMLAGIIPWFFFSECLASATNSIMENAFLVKKVAFSMGMLPLVKILSSLIIHCFFIAVIFVMFTVYGYPPSIYNLQVFYYLFSAIVLLLGLSWLTSSLTLFLKDTGQIVTMILQFAFWMTPIFWSPKHLPPKIMTLIKLNPVYYIVEGYRQSFIYKTWFWEQNYMMTLYFWCVTLFFFFLGAVVFRRLRPHFADVL; from the coding sequence ATGAAAAGTCTCAAGATGTTCCTCGGTTTTCTGACGGAACTTTTTTCCAAAAGACACATCATTACCGAGCTCACCAAAAATGATTTCCGGAAAAAATACCTCGGCTCCTATCTGGGGATACTCTGGGCCTTCGTACACCCGACCATCTATATCGCCATTGTCTGGTTCGTGTTCCAGGTCGGCTTCCGCTCCCAGCCCATGGATAATTTCCCTTTTGTCCTCTGGATGCTGGCTGGGATCATCCCCTGGTTTTTCTTTAGCGAATGTCTTGCCAGCGCCACCAACAGCATTATGGAGAATGCCTTTCTGGTCAAGAAGGTGGCTTTCAGTATGGGGATGCTCCCCCTGGTTAAAATCCTTTCCAGCCTGATCATTCACTGTTTTTTCATTGCCGTCATCTTTGTCATGTTTACGGTTTATGGCTACCCGCCCAGCATTTATAACCTCCAGGTCTTTTACTACCTGTTTTCCGCCATCGTTCTGTTGCTCGGACTTTCCTGGTTGACCTCCTCGCTCACCCTCTTCTTGAAGGATACCGGCCAGATCGTCACCATGATCCTTCAGTTCGCCTTCTGGATGACGCCGATTTTCTGGTCGCCAAAGCACCTTCCGCCAAAGATCATGACTTTGATCAAGCTGAATCCGGTGTACTACATCGTCGAAGGATATCGGCAAAGCTTCATCTATAAGACCTGGTTCTGGGAACAGAACTACATGATGACCCTCTATTTCTGGTGCGTCACCCTGTTCTTCTTTTTCCTCGGAGCAGTGGTGTTCCGGCGCTTGCGGCCGCATTTTGCGGACGTATTGTAG
- a CDS encoding GxxExxY protein — MTEIDPITDKIICAAIRVHRELGPGLLESTYEACLIHELINFALDCKRQVELPVIYRGVHIDCGYRLDLLVENKVIVELKAVEKILPIHRAQLLSYLKLSGQKTGLLINFNVELLKSGIVRISN, encoded by the coding sequence ATGACGGAGATCGATCCGATTACTGATAAGATTATTTGTGCGGCGATCAGGGTGCATCGTGAGCTTGGTCCGGGGTTGTTGGAGTCAACTTATGAGGCCTGTTTAATTCATGAGTTGATCAATTTTGCTCTGGATTGTAAAAGACAGGTTGAGTTGCCGGTCATTTATCGCGGCGTGCATATTGATTGTGGTTATCGCCTTGATCTTCTCGTCGAAAACAAGGTGATCGTTGAACTGAAAGCGGTTGAGAAAATATTGCCGATCCATCGTGCACAGCTCCTTTCTTATTTGAAGTTATCCGGACAAAAGACCGGGTTACTAATCAATTTTAACGTTGAACTGCTGAAATCAGGTATTGTCAGAATTTCCAATTAA
- a CDS encoding glycosyl transferase family 1, producing MKILLVSLFLPRQQANHAGGRYVFEILRQLAKHHQVTLATRYEAGEEGELEALRPWCREIHAQSYPAFAQRGVVEKAQLIGSYLTFSRFADTLIRDGDFDLIQVEWVETAFLIGRHSTPMLLDAHDVMTKPAARRWREARGLGRVMAGVKYLLTRSVERWIVGRFDAVLTVSDFDRGYLEAMAVKTRVRTVPIPAGLDLTERAFLPVPGTILFLASYRHHRTNIDSALWLAQEVLPRVREQVPEARLILAGYGPPAELLQLAEADPCITVPGFVEDLDRCYKEAALFAAPILTGGGMIVKILDALAAGRPVVTTPFGNEGVGAESGRDLLVVDTAKDFADALVHLLRSPELAERLGAEGKAFVARRYSPAVLLAQLESVYAEVVS from the coding sequence ATGAAAATTCTTTTGGTTTCACTCTTTCTCCCCCGGCAACAGGCCAATCACGCGGGGGGCCGTTATGTCTTTGAAATCCTGCGGCAGCTGGCCAAACATCATCAGGTCACCCTGGCGACCCGTTATGAGGCAGGCGAGGAAGGGGAGTTGGAGGCGCTGCGCCCGTGGTGTCGGGAGATTCATGCACAGTCTTATCCGGCCTTTGCGCAGCGGGGTGTGGTTGAAAAAGCACAGTTGATCGGCAGCTATCTGACCTTTAGCCGTTTTGCCGACACGTTGATCCGGGACGGCGATTTCGACCTGATCCAGGTGGAGTGGGTGGAGACGGCGTTTCTGATCGGTCGGCACAGCACCCCGATGCTCCTTGATGCCCACGATGTCATGACCAAGCCGGCGGCCCGGCGTTGGCGAGAGGCGCGCGGCCTGGGTCGCGTTATGGCTGGAGTCAAGTACCTGTTGACCCGGAGCGTTGAGCGGTGGATCGTCGGCCGCTTCGACGCGGTGCTGACCGTTTCGGACTTCGACCGTGGCTACCTCGAAGCGATGGCGGTCAAGACGAGAGTGCGGACCGTGCCGATTCCGGCCGGACTCGACCTGACGGAGCGCGCTTTTTTGCCGGTACCGGGGACGATTCTTTTTCTCGCGTCGTACCGCCACCATCGCACCAATATCGATTCGGCCCTGTGGCTGGCGCAGGAGGTTCTCCCCCGGGTCAGGGAGCAGGTGCCGGAGGCTCGGCTGATTCTGGCCGGTTATGGTCCGCCCGCCGAGCTGTTGCAACTGGCGGAAGCGGATCCCTGCATCACCGTCCCCGGTTTTGTCGAGGATCTGGATCGCTGCTACAAGGAGGCGGCCCTCTTTGCCGCGCCGATCCTCACCGGCGGTGGCATGATCGTCAAGATTCTCGATGCCTTGGCCGCCGGCCGCCCGGTGGTGACGACTCCCTTCGGCAATGAAGGGGTCGGGGCGGAATCCGGCCGGGATCTTTTGGTGGTCGATACGGCCAAAGATTTTGCCGATGCTTTGGTGCATCTGCTGCGCAGCCCTGAACTGGCTGAGCGTTTGGGTGCAGAGGGCAAAGCCTTTGTCGCGCGTCGTTATTCTCCGGCGGTGTTGCTGGCACAGCTGGAGAGTGTGTATGCGGAGGTTGTGAGCTGA
- a CDS encoding class I SAM-dependent methyltransferase, translating into MDNISIEKIRNTSEFEAIFDAAYLDRVAVEKMMALSNRKQRTWHLPGYCEVCGKAVRFLIDWVNSFETPEGKMPSYRERIICEDCGLNNRQRFMAAFLRKAMNKLDGNDHRVYLYEQVTQFFKLMQAAKTKAEIFGSEYLGHDKKPGELIKNIRHEDALSLSMASDSIDIIVSNDVYEHVPDISTALAEACRVLKKGGRLLFSVPFHASQDTTTQRARLDQGVVTHLLPERYHGNPVSFKGSLVFYDFGWDLLDFCRAAGFSDVYMLCYYSMMYGYIGEGMQYMFVAEK; encoded by the coding sequence ATGGATAATATCAGTATCGAAAAAATAAGAAATACCAGTGAATTCGAAGCGATCTTCGATGCAGCTTATCTGGATAGAGTTGCTGTCGAAAAAATGATGGCATTGTCGAACCGCAAGCAGCGCACTTGGCATCTGCCCGGGTATTGTGAGGTGTGTGGGAAAGCTGTCCGGTTTTTGATCGACTGGGTGAATTCCTTTGAGACACCAGAAGGGAAAATGCCATCCTACCGCGAGAGGATCATCTGTGAAGACTGTGGTTTAAACAATCGACAGCGGTTCATGGCTGCCTTCCTGCGTAAAGCCATGAACAAACTCGATGGCAACGACCATCGGGTCTATCTCTATGAGCAGGTGACCCAATTTTTTAAATTAATGCAGGCAGCAAAAACCAAGGCTGAGATATTCGGCAGTGAATATCTCGGACATGACAAGAAACCAGGCGAATTAATTAAGAACATCCGCCATGAAGACGCATTGAGTCTCAGCATGGCAAGCGACAGTATCGATATCATCGTGTCCAATGATGTTTACGAGCACGTTCCCGACATCTCAACAGCACTTGCTGAAGCATGCCGGGTGCTGAAAAAAGGCGGACGCCTCCTGTTTTCTGTTCCTTTCCACGCCTCTCAGGATACCACCACTCAACGTGCCCGACTTGATCAGGGTGTGGTGACGCATCTGCTGCCCGAGCGCTATCATGGCAATCCAGTCTCTTTCAAGGGCTCACTGGTTTTTTACGATTTTGGCTGGGACTTGCTTGATTTTTGCAGGGCTGCGGGTTTCAGCGATGTGTATATGCTGTGCTATTACAGCATGATGTATGGCTATATAGGCGAAGGAATGCAGTATATGTTCGTTGCTGAAAAGTAG
- a CDS encoding GDP-fucose synthetase: MEKNAKIFVAGSQGLVGSALVRRLRHEGFSNLLLPEIDQLDLTDQVAVRHFFLAERPDYVILAAAKVGGIHANNTYPADFIYLNLMIQNNVIHQAFEVKVKRLLFLGSSCIYPQLAPQPLKEEYLLTGPLEPTNEPYALAKIAGLKMCESYNRQYGTRFVAVMPTNLYGPGDNFHPENSHVMPALIRRLHAATQAQLPEVVVWGTGTPMREFLYVDDMAAGSLFVLNLPDEVLGPELCAYPKPNFVNLGTGTDVTIRELAETIQAVVGYQGKLVFDASKPDGTPRKLLDVSRLKSLGWEAQTALRDGVERTYQWFLAHQQDFRG; encoded by the coding sequence ATGGAAAAGAACGCGAAAATTTTTGTTGCCGGGTCACAGGGGCTGGTCGGCTCTGCGCTGGTGCGGCGGCTGCGGCACGAAGGATTCAGCAATCTGCTTTTGCCGGAGATCGACCAACTCGATCTGACCGATCAGGTCGCGGTTCGCCACTTCTTCCTCGCCGAGCGCCCTGACTATGTCATCCTGGCGGCGGCCAAGGTCGGCGGTATTCATGCGAACAATACCTATCCGGCGGACTTCATCTATCTCAACCTGATGATCCAGAACAACGTCATCCATCAGGCCTTTGAGGTCAAGGTGAAGCGCCTCCTTTTCCTCGGATCCTCCTGCATCTATCCGCAGCTGGCACCGCAGCCGCTGAAGGAAGAGTACCTGCTGACCGGGCCCCTGGAGCCGACCAACGAACCCTACGCCCTGGCCAAGATCGCCGGTCTGAAGATGTGCGAGTCGTACAACCGCCAGTACGGCACCCGCTTTGTAGCAGTGATGCCGACCAACCTTTACGGACCGGGAGACAACTTCCACCCGGAAAACTCCCACGTTATGCCGGCGCTGATCCGCCGCTTGCACGCTGCCACGCAGGCGCAGCTCCCCGAGGTGGTGGTCTGGGGGACGGGGACGCCGATGCGGGAATTCCTGTACGTCGACGACATGGCGGCCGGCAGCCTCTTTGTCCTCAACCTCCCTGATGAGGTTCTCGGGCCGGAGCTTTGTGCTTATCCGAAACCGAACTTTGTTAATCTCGGCACCGGCACCGATGTCACCATCCGCGAGCTGGCCGAGACGATCCAGGCGGTGGTCGGCTATCAGGGCAAGCTGGTCTTTGATGCTTCGAAACCGGATGGCACGCCGCGCAAACTCCTGGATGTTTCGCGATTGAAGAGCTTGGGATGGGAAGCCCAGACGGCGTTGCGGGACGGAGTGGAGCGGACCTATCAATGGTTTTTGGCGCATCAGCAGGATTTTCGCGGCTGA
- a CDS encoding lipopolysaccharide biosynthesis protein, which translates to MYKARLIAHYLPQFHPIPENDLWWGKGFTEWTNTAKAKPLFPGHKLPNIPADLGYYDLRVAESREEQAGLARAYGIEGFCYWHYWFGGGKRLLERPFNEVLKSGKPDFPFCLAWANHTWSGIWHGCPNKILIEQTYPGVNDFKAHFYCMLDAFLDPRYMKVDGRNIFCIYRPTDFEHAELFMETWRELARREGAPDFHFVAITDYPWRMPEGGYDAYTTNPPVGQLPYQGIKSMNEEIEREIMASGFGGAQEKPKLPQIYTYETFVKNAFPEVTRRKEFFPCVLPNWDNTPRSGTNGFVLQESTPERYRQHLEEAVGLVQDRTPDQRVIFVKSWNEWAEGNYLEPDLKWGHAYLEETLKAITV; encoded by the coding sequence ATGTACAAAGCGCGACTCATCGCCCATTACCTTCCCCAGTTTCATCCGATCCCTGAAAATGATCTATGGTGGGGCAAGGGTTTCACCGAATGGACCAATACCGCCAAGGCCAAGCCGCTCTTCCCCGGCCATAAACTCCCGAATATCCCGGCTGATCTTGGCTACTATGACCTGCGTGTCGCCGAGTCTCGAGAGGAGCAGGCCGGGCTTGCCAGGGCCTACGGTATTGAAGGTTTTTGTTACTGGCACTACTGGTTCGGCGGTGGCAAGAGGCTGCTGGAGCGACCTTTTAACGAGGTACTTAAATCCGGGAAACCTGATTTTCCTTTCTGTCTCGCCTGGGCCAACCACACCTGGTCCGGCATCTGGCACGGTTGCCCCAACAAGATTCTTATCGAACAGACCTACCCCGGCGTCAATGATTTCAAGGCGCATTTCTACTGCATGCTCGATGCTTTTCTTGACCCCCGATATATGAAAGTTGACGGTAGAAACATTTTTTGTATCTATCGCCCGACCGATTTTGAACATGCCGAGCTGTTTATGGAGACCTGGCGGGAATTGGCTCGGAGAGAAGGCGCCCCGGACTTTCATTTCGTAGCGATCACCGATTATCCCTGGCGGATGCCGGAGGGCGGCTATGATGCCTATACGACCAATCCGCCGGTCGGTCAGCTCCCCTACCAGGGCATCAAGTCCATGAATGAAGAGATCGAAAGAGAAATAATGGCGTCCGGTTTTGGTGGGGCGCAGGAAAAACCAAAGTTGCCGCAAATTTATACGTATGAGACTTTTGTCAAGAACGCCTTTCCTGAGGTCACCCGACGGAAGGAGTTTTTCCCGTGCGTCCTCCCCAACTGGGACAATACGCCCCGTTCAGGGACAAACGGTTTCGTTTTGCAAGAATCAACGCCTGAACGCTATCGTCAACACCTTGAAGAAGCAGTCGGACTGGTGCAGGACCGTACGCCGGATCAGCGGGTGATCTTCGTCAAGTCATGGAATGAGTGGGCTGAAGGTAATTATCTGGAGCCGGATTTGAAGTGGGGCCATGCGTATCTCGAAGAGACTCTGAAGGCCATAACAGTCTAG
- the gmd gene encoding GDP-mannose 4,6-dehydratase, with product MSKVALITGITGQDGAYLAEFLLRKGYIVHGVKRRASLFNTDRIDHLYQDPHIENRNFILHYGDLTDSTNLIRIIQQVQPDEIYNLAAMSHVAVSFETPEYTANADGIGTLRILEAIRILGLESKTRFYQASTSELYGLVQETPQKETTPFYPRSPYAVAKLYGYWITVNYREAYGLYACNGILFNHESPVRGETFVTRKITRAIARIALGLQDCVYLGNMNALRDWGHARDYVEMQWLMLQQEKAEDYVIATGVQYSVRDFVDAAAAELGVKLRWQGEGLDEVGIVDDLSGFEIQNTKLKIGDVISRVDPRYFRPTEVETLLGDPTKAREKLGWTPTTTFAELVREMILSDLEGAKRDELCRSHGFNTFDYHE from the coding sequence ATGTCGAAAGTTGCACTGATCACTGGCATCACCGGCCAGGACGGCGCCTATTTGGCGGAATTCCTCCTCAGAAAGGGGTATATCGTCCACGGCGTCAAACGCCGCGCCTCCCTCTTCAATACCGATCGCATCGACCATCTTTACCAGGATCCGCACATTGAAAATCGTAACTTTATCCTCCACTACGGCGATCTCACCGACTCCACCAACCTGATCCGCATCATCCAGCAGGTGCAGCCGGACGAGATTTACAACCTCGCGGCGATGTCGCATGTGGCGGTCTCTTTCGAAACCCCGGAGTACACCGCCAATGCCGACGGCATCGGCACGCTGCGTATTCTGGAGGCGATCCGTATCCTCGGGCTGGAGAGTAAGACCCGCTTTTATCAGGCTTCGACCTCGGAGCTCTACGGCCTGGTGCAGGAGACTCCGCAGAAGGAGACGACCCCTTTTTATCCCCGTTCGCCTTATGCGGTGGCCAAGCTCTACGGCTACTGGATCACCGTCAACTACCGCGAAGCCTACGGCCTCTACGCCTGCAACGGCATCCTCTTCAACCACGAATCGCCGGTGCGCGGCGAGACCTTCGTTACCCGCAAGATCACCCGCGCCATTGCCCGGATTGCTCTCGGCCTGCAGGACTGCGTCTATCTCGGCAACATGAACGCGCTGCGCGACTGGGGCCATGCCCGCGATTATGTCGAGATGCAGTGGCTGATGCTGCAGCAGGAGAAGGCGGAGGATTATGTCATCGCCACCGGCGTGCAGTATTCGGTGCGCGATTTTGTCGATGCGGCGGCGGCGGAATTAGGGGTCAAGCTGCGCTGGCAGGGGGAAGGGCTCGATGAGGTCGGCATTGTCGATGACCTGTCCGGATTCGAAATCCAAAATACAAAATTGAAAATCGGTGACGTTATTTCCCGGGTCGATCCCCGGTACTTCCGTCCCACTGAGGTCGAAACCCTGCTCGGTGATCCGACCAAGGCCCGGGAGAAACTGGGCTGGACGCCGACCACCACCTTTGCCGAGCTGGTGCGGGAGATGATCCTCTCCGATCTCGAAGGGGCAAAGCGTGATGAGCTGTGCCGTTCGCACGGTTTTAATACCTTCGATTATCACGAATAG
- a CDS encoding SAM-dependent methyltransferase — translation MTKFLSHCRKVLWQLSVKGLERGPHITRYFMYERLCVVAADFNSHLGRVLSISRSTSLVKLLQLQPDEVVEADYPEYNVLDLAFEDASFDFILLDQVLEHVEGSPQQAIDECLRVLKPGGVMVLTTCFMNPVHAAPGDYWRFTSDALCHLCRQFSKIIDCDGWGNFETWLLVRDGLRWEGIPHATWHPLNRLARRNDPEWPIVTWIVAQK, via the coding sequence ATGACCAAATTCTTGTCTCATTGCAGGAAAGTGTTATGGCAATTGTCTGTGAAGGGATTAGAACGTGGCCCCCATATCACGCGCTATTTCATGTACGAGCGACTTTGCGTCGTTGCTGCTGATTTTAATTCACATTTGGGGCGTGTCCTTTCAATCAGTCGCTCCACTTCTTTGGTCAAACTATTGCAATTACAGCCTGATGAAGTGGTAGAGGCCGATTACCCGGAATACAACGTCCTTGATCTTGCTTTTGAGGATGCTTCCTTTGATTTTATTCTGCTCGATCAGGTGTTGGAGCATGTAGAGGGGAGTCCGCAGCAGGCAATTGATGAGTGCCTGAGGGTGCTCAAACCCGGCGGTGTTATGGTGCTGACTACATGTTTTATGAATCCGGTACATGCAGCACCCGGTGATTATTGGCGGTTTACGTCGGACGCTCTTTGCCACCTCTGTCGACAATTTTCAAAAATTATCGACTGTGACGGTTGGGGTAATTTTGAAACATGGCTTCTGGTGCGCGACGGATTGAGATGGGAGGGTATACCCCATGCCACCTGGCATCCGCTCAATCGCCTTGCCCGCAGAAACGATCCGGAGTGGCCCATTGTTACCTGGATTGTGGCGCAAAAATAA
- a CDS encoding GxxExxY protein, which produces MDLLLKNEVFAIIGAAMEVHHELGPGFLEAVYQEAMEVELEERGIPFSAQKNLPIWYKERPLKKEYVADLHCYGQIIVELKALDRLGGKEQAQLLNYLHASRSAVGLVINFGSHGQLEWKRFVL; this is translated from the coding sequence ATGGATTTACTGCTGAAAAACGAGGTCTTTGCAATTATCGGTGCAGCAATGGAGGTTCACCACGAGTTGGGGCCGGGTTTTCTTGAGGCGGTTTATCAAGAGGCAATGGAAGTGGAGTTGGAGGAAAGAGGAATACCCTTCAGCGCCCAAAAAAACTTGCCGATCTGGTATAAAGAACGCCCCTTGAAAAAGGAGTATGTTGCTGATCTTCACTGCTACGGACAAATCATCGTCGAACTCAAGGCGCTCGATCGACTCGGGGGCAAGGAGCAGGCGCAATTACTCAACTATCTGCATGCATCCCGTTCAGCGGTGGGGCTCGTGATTAACTTCGGCAGTCACGGGCAGCTCGAATGGAAGCGTTTTGTGCTTTGA
- a CDS encoding IS3 family transposase, which translates to MKQQTDFSTQAMCRVLQVSRSGYYEFLRRPPSCHRIEDDELKPQIKAAFEKGRKNYGTRRVKRELKKQEIAVSRRRIGRLMREEDLQVQTKRKFKVTTDSNHDKPIAPNLLEHEFTVGTPDTTYVGDITYISTREGWLFLAIVIDLFSRAVVGWSMDSRMKADLVNDAMLMAIWKRKPAKGLIFHSDRGSQYASDSYRKILEIHGVTASMSRKGDCWDNAVAESFFHTLKTELVHHCDFQTREEARAAIFEYIEVFYNRERLHSANGYEAPLAFEVMQKAA; encoded by the coding sequence ATGAAACAGCAGACTGATTTCAGCACCCAAGCCATGTGTCGAGTCCTTCAGGTTTCCCGAAGTGGCTACTATGAGTTCTTAAGGCGGCCTCCCAGTTGCCACCGGATTGAGGATGATGAACTGAAGCCCCAAATCAAAGCCGCCTTTGAAAAAGGTCGGAAAAACTATGGGACCCGTCGTGTAAAGCGCGAACTAAAAAAACAAGAAATCGCCGTCAGTCGCCGCCGTATTGGCCGATTGATGCGGGAAGAAGACCTTCAGGTCCAAACCAAGCGGAAATTCAAAGTGACAACGGATTCGAACCACGACAAGCCGATCGCACCGAACCTTCTTGAACATGAATTTACCGTCGGTACTCCAGATACCACTTACGTTGGCGACATCACTTACATTTCGACGCGTGAAGGATGGCTATTCTTGGCAATTGTCATCGATCTGTTTTCTCGGGCCGTGGTCGGCTGGTCCATGGATTCACGAATGAAAGCCGACTTGGTCAATGATGCCATGCTGATGGCCATCTGGAAGCGAAAACCAGCTAAAGGTCTTATCTTCCACAGTGATCGGGGCAGTCAATATGCCTCTGACAGTTATCGAAAAATCCTCGAAATCCATGGGGTGACGGCCAGCATGAGCAGAAAAGGTGATTGCTGGGACAATGCCGTCGCCGAGAGCTTTTTCCACACCTTGAAAACAGAACTGGTTCACCATTGTGATTTTCAGACTCGGGAGGAAGCCAGGGCTGCAATATTCGAGTACATCGAAGTTTTTTACAATCGTGAGCGGCTGCATTCTGCTAACGGCTATGAGGCTCCGCTGGCCTTTGAAGTCATGCAGAAAGCTGCTTAA